One Malaclemys terrapin pileata isolate rMalTer1 chromosome 7, rMalTer1.hap1, whole genome shotgun sequence genomic region harbors:
- the OGG1 gene encoding N-glycosylase/DNA lyase isoform X2 — MKRCGGRALWGHLPCPRSELRLELVLRCGQAFRWRERSPGHWTGVLAGRVWTLRQTEEQLWYTVHDEEEEEEEEGSRTKATGQELQPRGRGVAGSLHPEAPAMEALDSAGSCEAQQILHDYFQLDVGLAGLYQAWGAVDPHFQKVAASFPGVRVLRQDPVECLFSFLCTSNNHLARITGMIERLCRAFGRHLCQLDGEPYHAFPSLQALAGADAERRLRALGFGYRAKFVSQSAQAVLRQFGAEGLHQLRSTPYPEARRLLCTLPGVGAKVADCVCLMALDKAEAVPVDTHVWQIARRDYSLEPGSGARSVTMRVYSELGDFFRQLWGPYAGWAQAVSSAQAMSPEGPPPADTGLACREGQPTRFSSVLI; from the exons ATGAAGCGCTGCGGGGGCCGGgcgctctggggccacctgccgTGCCCGCGCTCGGAGCTGCGGCTGGAGCTGGTGCTGCGCTGCGGCCAGGCCTTCCG CTGGAGGGAGCGCAGCCCCGGGCACTGGACCGGGGTCCTGGCGGGCCGGGTGTGGACGCTCAGGCAGACCGAGGAGCAGCTCTGGTACACGGTTCacgacgaggaggaggaggaggaggaggaaggcagccGCACAAAGGCCACGGGGCAGGAGCTGCAGCCCAGGGGAAGAGGCGTAGCggggagcctgcaccctgaggcCCCTGCCATGGAGGCTTTGGACAGCGCAGGCAGCTGTGAAGCCCAGCAGATCCTCCATGACTACTTTCAGCTGGACGTAGGCCTGGCCGGGCTGTACCAGGCCTGGGGTGCTGTGGACCCGCACTTCCAGAAAGTGGCTGCCAGTTTCCCAG GCGTCCGCGTGCTGCGCCAGGACCCCGTCGAgtgtctcttctccttcctctgcacctCCAACAACCACCTGGCGCGCATCACGGGCATGATTGAGCGCCTCTGCCGGGCCTTTGGGCGCCACCTCTGCCAGCTGGATGGGGAGCCGTACCACGCCTTCCCCTCGCTGCAGGCCCTAGCTG GGGCTGATGCTGAGCGACGGCTCCGGGCTCTGGGCTTTGGCTACCGGGCGAAGTTTGTGAGCCAGAGCGCCCAGGCCGTGCTGAGGCAGTTTGGGGCCGAGGGGTTGCACCAGCTGCGCAGCACCCCGTACCCAGAGGCCAGGAGGCTGCTGTGCACCCTGCCTGGCGTGGGGGCCAAG GTGGCAGACTGCGTGTGCCTGATGGCACTGGACAAGGCAGAGGCCGTGCCCGTGGACACCCACGTGTGGCAGATCGCCCGGCGGGACTACAGCCTGGAGCCGGGCTCAGGTGCCCGGAGCGTGACGATGCGCGTGTACAGTGAGctcg GAGACTTTTTCCGGCAGCTCTGGGGGCCCTATGCAGGCTGGGCGCAGGCGGTGAGTAGTGCCCAGGCCATGTCCCCAGagggccccccccccgcagacACGGGCCtggcctgcagagaggggcagcccaCAAG GTTCTCTTCTGTGCTGATTTAA
- the OGG1 gene encoding N-glycosylase/DNA lyase isoform X1, producing MKRCGGRALWGHLPCPRSELRLELVLRCGQAFRWRERSPGHWTGVLAGRVWTLRQTEEQLWYTVHDEEEEEEEEGSRTKATGQELQPRGRGVAGSLHPEAPAMEALDSAGSCEAQQILHDYFQLDVGLAGLYQAWGAVDPHFQKVAASFPGVRVLRQDPVECLFSFLCTSNNHLARITGMIERLCRAFGRHLCQLDGEPYHAFPSLQALAGADAERRLRALGFGYRAKFVSQSAQAVLRQFGAEGLHQLRSTPYPEARRLLCTLPGVGAKVADCVCLMALDKAEAVPVDTHVWQIARRDYSLEPGSGARSVTMRVYSELGDFFRQLWGPYAGWAQAVLFCADLKTFRQNPGTSVGMKGGPAPTVASPAHCRPTTALEAGGQDLASPGATGTLCTEAAPAPCAQTGKCHRGASQKRPHGEKCCTSPGPSPQGAGH from the exons ATGAAGCGCTGCGGGGGCCGGgcgctctggggccacctgccgTGCCCGCGCTCGGAGCTGCGGCTGGAGCTGGTGCTGCGCTGCGGCCAGGCCTTCCG CTGGAGGGAGCGCAGCCCCGGGCACTGGACCGGGGTCCTGGCGGGCCGGGTGTGGACGCTCAGGCAGACCGAGGAGCAGCTCTGGTACACGGTTCacgacgaggaggaggaggaggaggaggaaggcagccGCACAAAGGCCACGGGGCAGGAGCTGCAGCCCAGGGGAAGAGGCGTAGCggggagcctgcaccctgaggcCCCTGCCATGGAGGCTTTGGACAGCGCAGGCAGCTGTGAAGCCCAGCAGATCCTCCATGACTACTTTCAGCTGGACGTAGGCCTGGCCGGGCTGTACCAGGCCTGGGGTGCTGTGGACCCGCACTTCCAGAAAGTGGCTGCCAGTTTCCCAG GCGTCCGCGTGCTGCGCCAGGACCCCGTCGAgtgtctcttctccttcctctgcacctCCAACAACCACCTGGCGCGCATCACGGGCATGATTGAGCGCCTCTGCCGGGCCTTTGGGCGCCACCTCTGCCAGCTGGATGGGGAGCCGTACCACGCCTTCCCCTCGCTGCAGGCCCTAGCTG GGGCTGATGCTGAGCGACGGCTCCGGGCTCTGGGCTTTGGCTACCGGGCGAAGTTTGTGAGCCAGAGCGCCCAGGCCGTGCTGAGGCAGTTTGGGGCCGAGGGGTTGCACCAGCTGCGCAGCACCCCGTACCCAGAGGCCAGGAGGCTGCTGTGCACCCTGCCTGGCGTGGGGGCCAAG GTGGCAGACTGCGTGTGCCTGATGGCACTGGACAAGGCAGAGGCCGTGCCCGTGGACACCCACGTGTGGCAGATCGCCCGGCGGGACTACAGCCTGGAGCCGGGCTCAGGTGCCCGGAGCGTGACGATGCGCGTGTACAGTGAGctcg GAGACTTTTTCCGGCAGCTCTGGGGGCCCTATGCAGGCTGGGCGCAGGCG GTTCTCTTCTGTGCTGATTTAAAGACGTTCCGGCAGAACCCTGGCACAAGCGTCGGCATGAAGGGGGGCCCAGCCCCAACAGTGGCTTCTCCGGCCCATTGCAGACCCACCACTGCCCTGGAAGCAGGGGGGCAGGACTTGGCTTCGCCTGGGGCCACAGGGACTCTGTGCACAGAAGCAGCTCCAGCCCCTTGTGCCCAGACTGGCAAATGCCACCGTGGGGCCAGCCAGAAGCGGCCCCATGGGGAAAAGTGCTGCaccagccctggcccctccccacagggggctgggcactga